The Aquiluna sp. KACHI24 genome contains a region encoding:
- a CDS encoding ABC transporter permease, with product MAFVALGQGGGKSAAPVKSSSKVAFILLAPGMIYLGLFFLTPLVSLVITSLKTASMTGVIGMYDYGFEPGNYAYAISQYGPQIIRSFGYAIVATILALMISYPIAYFIGVKARNKPVLQALLLTLVIAPFFISFLLRTFAWKQIFSNESPITQFLQQIGLLGSSDYIIGSSFAVIFGLTYNFIPFMTLPIYTSLERLDVRLVEAGSDLYASPAKTFWKITFPLSMPGVISGTLLTFIPISGDYVNASRDFLGGSDTAMIGNVVEANFFRIQDYPTASALSVMLMAAIVILVSAYVKRSGTEDLL from the coding sequence ATGGCATTCGTAGCACTTGGCCAAGGAGGCGGGAAGTCTGCGGCTCCGGTGAAAAGCTCCAGCAAGGTAGCTTTCATTCTGCTTGCCCCGGGCATGATTTACCTGGGTCTATTTTTCCTAACGCCGCTGGTTTCGCTCGTAATCACCTCACTCAAGACTGCGAGCATGACCGGTGTCATCGGAATGTATGACTACGGCTTTGAACCCGGTAATTACGCCTACGCGATCTCACAGTATGGTCCGCAGATCATCAGGTCTTTTGGCTATGCGATCGTGGCAACGATTCTGGCGCTGATGATCAGCTACCCGATTGCCTACTTCATCGGAGTCAAGGCTAGGAACAAGCCGGTGCTGCAGGCGCTTCTTTTGACCTTGGTGATCGCACCGTTTTTCATCTCGTTTCTGCTTAGAACCTTCGCTTGGAAGCAGATCTTCTCGAATGAGTCTCCGATCACCCAGTTCCTGCAGCAGATTGGGCTACTGGGCTCTAGTGACTACATCATCGGCTCATCGTTTGCAGTGATCTTTGGATTGACCTACAACTTCATCCCTTTCATGACTTTGCCTATCTACACCTCACTGGAACGTCTGGACGTGAGACTTGTGGAGGCTGGATCTGATCTCTACGCATCACCGGCAAAGACCTTCTGGAAGATCACCTTCCCGCTTTCGATGCCCGGTGTGATTTCAGGAACCCTGCTGACTTTTATCCCGATCTCTGGCGACTACGTGAACGCCTCCCGCGACTTCTTGGGTGGTTCAGATACCGCGATGATCGGAAACGTGGTTGAGGCTAACTTCTTTAGAATCCAGGACTACCCAACCGCATCTGCTCTCAGCGTGATGCTGATGGCGGCGATTGTGATCTTGGTGTCTGCCTATGTGAAGCGCTCGGGTACGGAGGATCTACTGTGA
- a CDS encoding ABC transporter permease: MKLSLGKWLLPTYVALAFIFMMVPIAYTFVFSFNEVEKSNIAWKSFTFDNWLNVCDKAEVCSAFGNSIAIAVISTLASTALGTAIAIALGRYKFKGRSITNLLLFLPMATPEVVMGAGLAAQFLNVGVGKGFWTIVVAHVMFTLSFVVVTVKARVATLDPRLEEAGSDLYGNPASVFWKITFPLLLPGIMAAAMLSFALSFDDFIITQFNSGPETTFPKFIYTAAARGIPPEANVIGSAVFIVAIAIVLIVQLRSTLKAKKLSK, translated from the coding sequence GTGAAACTCTCGCTCGGTAAGTGGCTATTGCCAACCTATGTTGCGCTCGCTTTCATTTTCATGATGGTGCCGATCGCGTACACCTTCGTCTTCTCCTTCAACGAGGTGGAGAAATCGAATATTGCTTGGAAGAGCTTCACGTTTGATAACTGGCTCAATGTCTGCGATAAGGCAGAGGTTTGCTCGGCATTCGGTAACTCAATTGCGATTGCGGTGATTTCTACCCTGGCATCAACCGCGCTGGGCACCGCCATCGCAATCGCCCTGGGTCGCTACAAGTTCAAGGGTCGCTCCATCACCAACCTATTGCTGTTCCTGCCTATGGCAACCCCAGAGGTGGTTATGGGTGCTGGCCTTGCTGCGCAGTTCTTGAACGTGGGTGTTGGCAAGGGTTTCTGGACTATCGTCGTCGCTCACGTTATGTTCACCCTCAGCTTCGTTGTGGTGACTGTGAAGGCTCGTGTGGCCACCTTGGATCCAAGGCTTGAGGAGGCTGGTTCTGACCTCTATGGCAACCCCGCCTCCGTCTTCTGGAAGATCACCTTCCCGCTGCTATTGCCGGGAATCATGGCGGCGGCGATGCTGTCCTTCGCTCTGAGCTTTGATGACTTCATCATCACCCAGTTCAACTCGGGGCCAGAGACCACCTTCCCGAAGTTCATCTACACCGCTGCGGCTCGAGGCATTCCACCAGAGGCCAACGTGATTGGATCTGCGGTATTTATCGTGGCAATCGCGATCGTGCTAATTGTTCAGCTGCGATCCACGCTGAAGGCCAAAAAGCTCAGTAAGTAA
- a CDS encoding transaminase: protein MQAYGDRERLDNLFREELNRYISTHPRSRELYETAAEPLLSGVPMIWMSKWPGPYPIYVEHAKGSHFTDVDGLMYTDFCLGDTGAMSGHAPDPTVKAVQKQIARGSTFMLPTEDAAYNGAMLSERFGLTKWQFTLSATDANRHMLRYSRHVTGRQKIAVHDYCYHGTVDETFAVMDDEGNTVPRRDNVGKPIDLKQTTVVIPFNDLEAAERAFATGEVAAMLMEPALTNIGIVLPDPDYLKGMEELCLKYDVIWILDETHTLSAGVGGMTAKYGLNPDAVVLGKTIGGGVPVGAYGLTNELALRIESSMHLESIDIGGVGGTLAGNALSMAAVRATLEQVLTPKAFEKMEALAELWVKNVQEVIDEYQLPWQVSRIGCRGEYSFRSTAPKNGREAADADDFELQQYLQLHAINRGILMTPFHNMALMSPYTDEEDVAHHHAHFREAVAALYS from the coding sequence GTGCAGGCCTACGGCGACAGAGAGCGCCTAGACAACCTCTTCAGAGAAGAACTCAACCGCTACATTTCGACCCACCCTCGCTCACGCGAGCTTTATGAAACGGCCGCTGAGCCGCTTCTGAGTGGTGTTCCAATGATTTGGATGTCGAAGTGGCCCGGACCCTATCCAATTTACGTAGAGCACGCCAAGGGCTCTCACTTCACAGATGTCGATGGACTTATGTACACCGACTTCTGCCTCGGTGACACCGGCGCTATGTCAGGACATGCTCCCGACCCAACCGTCAAGGCTGTGCAAAAACAGATCGCTCGGGGATCAACATTCATGCTCCCGACCGAGGATGCTGCCTATAACGGTGCCATGCTAAGTGAGCGATTCGGGCTGACCAAGTGGCAGTTCACCCTCAGTGCAACAGATGCAAACCGTCATATGCTGCGCTACTCGCGCCATGTCACCGGCAGGCAAAAGATTGCAGTCCACGACTACTGCTATCACGGCACAGTAGATGAGACTTTTGCAGTCATGGACGATGAGGGAAACACGGTCCCAAGACGCGACAACGTCGGTAAGCCAATTGACCTTAAGCAGACCACCGTCGTGATTCCATTCAACGATCTAGAGGCTGCCGAGAGAGCATTTGCAACCGGTGAGGTAGCAGCCATGCTCATGGAGCCAGCGCTAACCAACATCGGTATCGTGCTGCCAGATCCTGATTACCTAAAGGGCATGGAGGAGCTATGCCTGAAGTATGACGTGATCTGGATCTTGGATGAAACTCACACCCTTTCGGCCGGAGTTGGCGGAATGACTGCCAAATATGGTCTGAACCCAGACGCAGTAGTGCTTGGTAAGACCATCGGTGGTGGAGTGCCAGTCGGTGCCTACGGACTCACCAATGAGCTAGCTCTGCGCATTGAATCATCGATGCACCTGGAGAGCATCGACATCGGTGGAGTTGGTGGCACTCTTGCCGGAAACGCCCTGTCGATGGCTGCCGTGCGCGCCACCCTGGAGCAAGTGTTGACCCCTAAGGCTTTTGAAAAAATGGAGGCTTTGGCTGAACTTTGGGTCAAAAACGTTCAGGAAGTGATCGACGAGTATCAACTGCCGTGGCAGGTTTCACGTATCGGTTGCCGAGGTGAATACAGCTTCCGCTCCACCGCTCCAAAGAATGGTCGCGAAGCTGCGGATGCCGATGACTTTGAGCTGCAGCAATACCTGCAGCTTCACGCCATCAACCGCGGAATCCTGATGACTCCGTTCCACAACATGGCTCTGATGTCCCCTTACACAGATGAAGAGGACGTAGCTCACCACCATGCTCACTTCCGTGAGGCAGTGGCAGCGCTATATAGCTAG
- the gabT gene encoding 4-aminobutyrate--2-oxoglutarate transaminase — translation MSLEQKRILATSIPGPISVQMQERRKQVVSAGVGTTLPVFIDRAHGAILKDVDGNQFIDMGSGIGVVTIGHTNEKVVAAVQEQVAKLTHTLFTVAPYEPYVRVAELITKHAPGNFAKKAAFFNSGAEAVENAVKIARKATGRTEIAVFDHAYHGRTNLTMSMNFKAHPYGTGFGPLAGSVHHTPMSYPFRDSEGLTGEEAATRAITYLEKRVGAGQLAAVFIEPIQGEGGFIVPAPGFLRTLSAWCRANGIVMVADEVQSGIARTGKWFASEWEEGFEPDLITVAKGIAGGMPLSGVVGRAEIMDAAHAGGLGGTFGGSPTAVAAGVAVLEQIEEGGWLERALEIGELLTSKLTALQAQYPIIGDVRGKGAMIAIEFVEAGTKTPNSKAVEELVKHCHSNGVLILNAGTYNNVIRFLPPLAITNELLEDALEVLAAGLAKL, via the coding sequence ATGAGCCTAGAGCAAAAGCGAATCCTGGCAACTTCTATCCCAGGTCCAATTTCCGTCCAAATGCAAGAGCGCCGCAAGCAGGTTGTGTCTGCTGGTGTTGGCACCACCCTGCCTGTATTTATCGATCGCGCTCATGGTGCGATCTTGAAAGATGTCGATGGCAATCAGTTCATCGACATGGGGTCTGGAATTGGTGTTGTGACCATTGGTCACACCAACGAAAAAGTGGTAGCGGCCGTTCAGGAGCAGGTGGCGAAGCTCACCCACACTCTTTTCACGGTTGCTCCGTACGAGCCTTATGTGCGAGTTGCAGAGCTGATCACCAAGCACGCTCCAGGCAACTTTGCCAAAAAGGCGGCATTTTTCAACTCCGGCGCTGAGGCAGTAGAGAACGCCGTCAAGATTGCCCGCAAGGCAACCGGCCGCACGGAGATCGCAGTCTTTGACCACGCCTATCACGGTCGCACCAACCTGACCATGTCGATGAACTTCAAGGCCCACCCATATGGCACGGGCTTTGGTCCGCTTGCAGGTAGCGTGCACCACACCCCAATGAGCTACCCATTCCGTGACTCCGAGGGTCTCACCGGTGAAGAGGCAGCGACCCGCGCCATCACTTATCTCGAGAAGCGCGTTGGAGCTGGCCAGCTGGCCGCGGTCTTTATTGAACCGATTCAGGGTGAGGGTGGATTCATCGTCCCAGCCCCTGGTTTCCTGAGAACCCTCTCGGCCTGGTGCCGTGCAAACGGCATCGTGATGGTTGCTGACGAGGTTCAGTCCGGTATCGCAAGAACCGGAAAGTGGTTTGCCAGCGAGTGGGAGGAGGGCTTTGAGCCAGATCTCATCACAGTTGCCAAGGGCATTGCTGGTGGCATGCCGCTCTCAGGTGTTGTAGGCCGTGCAGAGATCATGGATGCCGCGCACGCTGGTGGCCTTGGTGGCACTTTCGGTGGCTCTCCAACCGCTGTAGCCGCAGGTGTTGCAGTTTTGGAGCAGATTGAAGAGGGCGGCTGGCTTGAGCGAGCTCTTGAAATCGGTGAGCTCCTGACCAGCAAGCTGACTGCACTCCAGGCTCAGTACCCAATCATCGGTGATGTCCGAGGCAAGGGCGCCATGATCGCGATTGAGTTTGTCGAGGCAGGCACCAAGACTCCAAACTCCAAGGCGGTTGAAGAGCTTGTGAAGCACTGCCACTCAAACGGTGTATTGATTCTCAACGCTGGAACCTACAACAACGTGATCCGCTTCCTCCCTCCACTGGCTATCACCAACGAGCTGTTGGAAGATGCTCTTGAGGTGTTGGCTGCCGGTTTGGCAAAGCTCTAG
- the dxr gene encoding 1-deoxy-D-xylulose-5-phosphate reductoisomerase yields MRKVLVLGSTGSIGTQALEVIAANPERFQLVGLSANSNKELLAEQQRFFGLTDAQVGLGPKDAAQLALNTDAAVVVNGITGSAGLEATLNTLRSGKTLALANKESLIVGGPLVKSLARPGQIVPVDSEHSAIAQCLRSGASSEVRKLILTASGGPFRGRSRQQLENVTPADALKHPTWNMGRVVTTNSATLVNKGLELIEAHLLFDIPLDRIDVTVHPQSVVHSMVEFIDGSVIAQCSPPDMKLPIALGMSWPERVANVATPVDWTKSHSWQFEPLDEEVFGAVRLAREVGLAGFTYPAVFNAANEQAVDAFHDGKLSFLGIVELVRRVVELHSAEAELSLESVLAAETWARETADSLIASGS; encoded by the coding sequence ATGAGAAAAGTCTTAGTGCTCGGTTCCACTGGGTCTATTGGCACCCAGGCTCTCGAGGTCATTGCCGCCAACCCAGAGCGCTTTCAGCTCGTTGGTCTATCCGCTAATTCGAATAAAGAATTGCTCGCTGAGCAGCAGCGATTTTTTGGCCTTACTGATGCCCAGGTTGGCCTTGGCCCCAAGGATGCTGCACAGCTCGCGCTGAATACCGATGCAGCTGTTGTTGTCAATGGCATCACGGGATCCGCAGGTCTTGAGGCAACCCTGAACACCCTACGATCTGGAAAGACGTTGGCGTTAGCAAACAAAGAGTCGTTGATTGTCGGTGGCCCGCTCGTGAAGTCGCTGGCTCGACCAGGACAAATCGTGCCGGTTGACTCTGAGCACTCTGCGATTGCGCAGTGTTTGCGATCCGGCGCAAGCTCTGAGGTCAGAAAACTTATCCTGACCGCATCTGGTGGACCATTTCGCGGTCGTAGCCGACAGCAGCTCGAAAACGTGACTCCAGCCGATGCGCTGAAACACCCAACTTGGAACATGGGTCGAGTTGTTACAACAAACTCTGCGACTTTGGTGAACAAGGGCCTTGAGCTGATTGAGGCGCACCTACTTTTTGACATCCCACTCGACCGCATCGATGTCACCGTTCACCCGCAGTCTGTGGTGCACTCCATGGTTGAGTTCATTGACGGCTCGGTAATTGCGCAGTGCTCACCACCGGATATGAAATTGCCGATCGCCCTGGGAATGAGTTGGCCAGAGCGAGTGGCCAATGTCGCCACTCCGGTCGATTGGACCAAATCCCACAGCTGGCAGTTTGAGCCATTGGACGAAGAGGTTTTTGGGGCAGTTCGGCTGGCTCGAGAGGTAGGTCTTGCAGGTTTTACCTACCCTGCAGTTTTCAATGCAGCGAATGAGCAGGCAGTGGATGCCTTCCATGATGGCAAGCTCAGCTTCCTGGGGATTGTCGAGTTGGTTCGCAGGGTCGTGGAGCTTCACAGCGCAGAGGCCGAACTCTCGCTCGAATCTGTTCTGGCGGCCGAGACTTGGGCTCGTGAGACTGCGGATTCGCTGATAGCGAGCGGCAGCTAG
- a CDS encoding site-2 protease family protein has translation METALYILGIVAVMIGIALSIGLHEIGHLWPAKVFGVRVTQYMIGFGPTVYSKTKGETEYGVKAIPLGGYIQMIGMYPPEHKPYRGLFKNWITDARNEIRKDLLPSDEGRQFHQLKPWKKITIMLGGPMMNLVLGVVLMVTALSGIGPMQPSLTVNEVFDCVEGDSCSEAGTSPAKLAGMQPGDVVTEVNGHQVSDWDQAIAQLNQRPAAPSQITVLREGQPRELELTPVFTERQAFDDQGQPLKDDAGLPVTELRPIIGIQLKSENTPLELGESFAYSGQVIAGTAGFILDLPNQIYQVTAATLGFIERDQTGVVSIVGVGQLAGELSASDGLGLESKIASLLLLLGSLNIALFAFNLIPLLPLDGGHVLSAIYESLKRMVSRLSGRGQPSVDTARALPLAYAVWAVLIAVGALVIIADLTNPISI, from the coding sequence GTGGAGACAGCCCTTTACATTCTCGGAATAGTGGCCGTGATGATTGGCATCGCGCTCTCGATTGGGCTGCATGAAATCGGTCACCTTTGGCCGGCAAAAGTTTTTGGTGTTCGAGTCACCCAGTACATGATCGGTTTTGGCCCGACCGTATATTCAAAGACCAAGGGCGAGACCGAATACGGCGTAAAGGCAATTCCCCTGGGTGGCTACATCCAAATGATCGGCATGTACCCGCCAGAGCACAAGCCCTACCGCGGACTATTCAAGAACTGGATCACAGACGCTAGAAATGAGATTCGCAAGGATCTGCTTCCTTCCGATGAGGGTAGACAGTTTCACCAGCTGAAGCCTTGGAAAAAGATCACCATCATGCTCGGTGGGCCAATGATGAATCTGGTTCTGGGTGTTGTTTTGATGGTCACGGCCCTCAGCGGTATCGGTCCAATGCAGCCGTCTTTGACAGTGAATGAGGTCTTCGACTGCGTCGAGGGGGATAGTTGTTCCGAGGCTGGCACATCGCCCGCAAAGCTAGCGGGTATGCAGCCTGGAGATGTGGTCACCGAGGTGAATGGCCATCAAGTTTCGGATTGGGATCAGGCAATTGCGCAGCTGAATCAAAGGCCTGCGGCCCCATCGCAAATCACTGTGCTGCGCGAGGGTCAGCCGAGAGAGTTAGAACTCACTCCGGTCTTTACCGAGCGCCAGGCATTTGATGACCAGGGGCAGCCGCTCAAGGATGACGCAGGGCTTCCAGTCACCGAACTCAGACCGATCATCGGTATTCAGCTCAAATCGGAAAACACCCCTCTTGAGCTGGGAGAGTCCTTTGCCTACTCGGGGCAGGTAATAGCTGGAACGGCAGGCTTTATTTTGGATCTGCCAAACCAGATCTATCAGGTCACCGCCGCAACCCTGGGTTTCATTGAGCGTGATCAGACCGGTGTGGTTTCAATCGTTGGTGTGGGCCAGCTGGCGGGAGAGTTGAGCGCATCGGATGGCTTGGGCTTGGAATCCAAGATTGCATCGCTTCTGCTGTTGTTGGGCTCTCTGAACATCGCGCTGTTTGCCTTCAACTTGATCCCCCTTCTGCCACTCGATGGCGGTCACGTGCTATCTGCCATCTATGAGTCTTTGAAGCGAATGGTGAGCCGGTTATCTGGTCGCGGTCAGCCCAGTGTTGACACCGCTAGAGCGCTACCGCTTGCTTATGCGGTTTGGGCAGTGTTGATTGCGGTGGGGGCATTAGTAATAATCGCCGACCTCACCAACCCGATTTCGATTTGA
- the ispG gene encoding flavodoxin-dependent (E)-4-hydroxy-3-methylbut-2-enyl-diphosphate synthase, producing MPAVNLGLPKSPPPVLAPRRKSRQIMVGKVAVGGDAPISVQSMCTTPTTDINATLQQIAELTASGCDIVRVAVPSQDDADVLRIIAKRSQIPVIADIHFQPKYVFQAIDAGCGAVRVNPGNIRKFDDQVGAIAKAAKEAGVSIRIGVNAGSLDPRLLEKYGKPTAEALVESAVWEASLFEEHDFHDFKISVKHNDPVVMVRAYELLAERGDWPLHLGVTEAGPAFQGTIKSSVAFGALLSKGIGDTIRVSLSAPPVEEIKVGSQILESLNLRPRKLEIVSCPSCGRAQVDVYTLANQVTEGLQHLTVPIRVAVMGCVVNGPGEAREADLGVASGNGKGQIFVKGEIIKTVPETEIVATLIEEANRIAAEMDPAIVGTAQVSVGE from the coding sequence GTGCCTGCTGTAAACCTAGGATTACCAAAGTCCCCGCCACCAGTTCTAGCCCCGCGAAGAAAGTCTCGCCAAATCATGGTGGGAAAGGTTGCCGTGGGTGGCGATGCCCCAATCAGCGTGCAGTCAATGTGCACCACCCCAACCACTGACATCAACGCCACCCTGCAGCAGATTGCAGAGCTCACCGCTTCCGGTTGCGACATCGTGCGCGTTGCCGTGCCATCCCAGGACGATGCCGATGTGCTTCGCATCATCGCGAAGCGATCTCAGATTCCGGTGATCGCCGATATTCACTTCCAGCCAAAGTATGTCTTCCAGGCCATTGATGCCGGCTGTGGTGCAGTTCGAGTAAACCCGGGCAACATCCGAAAGTTCGATGACCAGGTTGGTGCCATTGCAAAGGCTGCCAAAGAAGCTGGAGTCTCCATCCGAATCGGTGTCAATGCTGGTTCTTTGGACCCACGTCTGCTCGAGAAGTACGGTAAGCCAACCGCGGAAGCATTAGTCGAGTCGGCAGTTTGGGAAGCATCACTTTTTGAAGAGCACGACTTCCACGATTTCAAGATCTCCGTCAAGCACAACGACCCGGTGGTTATGGTTCGTGCCTACGAGCTATTGGCAGAGCGTGGCGACTGGCCGCTGCATCTTGGGGTCACCGAGGCAGGACCAGCTTTTCAGGGCACAATTAAGTCCTCTGTTGCTTTTGGAGCGCTGCTGTCAAAGGGCATCGGCGACACCATTCGCGTCTCGCTATCGGCTCCACCGGTGGAGGAGATCAAGGTTGGTTCGCAGATTCTCGAGTCGCTGAACCTTCGACCAAGAAAGCTTGAGATCGTCAGCTGCCCAAGCTGTGGCCGCGCACAGGTAGACGTTTACACGCTTGCTAATCAGGTGACTGAAGGCTTGCAGCACTTGACCGTGCCAATTCGAGTTGCGGTTATGGGCTGTGTGGTGAATGGTCCGGGTGAGGCACGCGAGGCAGACCTTGGTGTTGCATCGGGCAACGGCAAGGGTCAGATTTTCGTCAAGGGCGAGATCATCAAGACCGTGCCTGAAACCGAGATTGTCGCCACCTTGATCGAAGAGGCAAACCGGATTGCTGCCGAAATGGATCCTGCAATCGTTGGAACAGCGCAGGTCAGCGTAGGCGAATAG
- a CDS encoding proline--tRNA ligase — translation MPIRLSSLFLRTLREDPSDAEVESHRLLVRAGYIRRAAPGIFTWLPLGLRVKANIERIVREEMERAGAQEVFFPALLPKEPYEATGRWEEYGDNIFRLQDRKKADYLLAPTHEEVFTLLVKDMYSSYKDLPLAIYQIQNKYRDEARPRAGLLRGREFVMKDAYSFDVTDEGLAKSYQAQRDAYERIFQRLGVEYVVVKADAGAMGGSKSEEFLSPSPIGEDTFVRSAGGFAANVEAVSFAPAPEVDASNNPAPQIFDSPNTPTIATLVDFANQNHPGARPFTAADTLKNVVLALISPDGKRELVVVGLPGDREVDQKRAEACFGPNEVEAANESDFAKYPQLVKGYIGPVQDGKQFLGKEGISGIRYLLDPRVAKGSMWITGANLDQKHIFNLTYGRDFEADGIADIAEIRAGDPAPDGSGELELARGIEIGHVFQLGRKYAEALDLKVLDENGKLVTVTMGSYGIGVTRLVAVLAEANRDDSGLIWPEAVSPADVHIIAAGKDEEPFQAAEMLTQQAESKGLSVLLDDRQKVSPGVKFADAELIGVPWVIICGRGVAEGQVELWNRRSGERVQVGLESAIEELTARRS, via the coding sequence ATGCCAATTCGCCTGAGCTCTCTGTTTTTGCGCACGCTTCGCGAGGATCCGTCCGATGCTGAAGTTGAAAGCCACCGTCTTCTAGTTCGCGCCGGATACATTCGTCGCGCAGCCCCGGGCATCTTCACCTGGTTGCCACTGGGACTTCGCGTGAAGGCAAACATCGAGCGGATTGTGCGTGAGGAGATGGAGCGCGCTGGAGCTCAGGAAGTTTTCTTCCCAGCTCTTTTGCCAAAAGAACCCTACGAGGCCACCGGTCGCTGGGAAGAATACGGCGACAACATCTTCCGCCTGCAGGATCGTAAAAAAGCCGATTACCTGCTAGCCCCAACTCACGAGGAAGTCTTCACGCTTTTGGTGAAGGACATGTATTCGTCCTACAAAGATTTGCCGCTGGCGATTTATCAAATTCAGAATAAGTACCGCGATGAAGCGCGTCCAAGGGCGGGCCTACTACGCGGTCGTGAGTTTGTGATGAAGGACGCCTACAGCTTCGATGTCACCGATGAAGGTCTAGCGAAGAGCTACCAGGCGCAACGAGACGCCTATGAGCGCATCTTCCAGAGATTGGGAGTTGAATACGTCGTCGTCAAGGCAGACGCCGGCGCGATGGGTGGCTCTAAGTCAGAGGAGTTCCTGAGCCCTTCACCGATTGGAGAGGATACCTTTGTTCGCTCCGCTGGTGGGTTTGCCGCGAACGTCGAGGCAGTCAGCTTTGCTCCTGCACCTGAGGTTGATGCATCCAACAACCCTGCACCACAGATTTTTGATTCACCCAACACCCCAACCATTGCGACGTTGGTGGATTTTGCAAATCAAAATCATCCGGGTGCTCGCCCGTTCACTGCAGCTGACACCCTCAAGAATGTCGTTCTTGCTCTGATCTCGCCTGATGGCAAGCGCGAGCTGGTAGTCGTAGGTCTTCCCGGAGACCGCGAAGTCGACCAAAAGCGCGCCGAGGCTTGTTTCGGCCCAAATGAAGTTGAAGCTGCAAACGAGAGCGACTTCGCAAAGTACCCGCAACTTGTGAAGGGCTACATCGGTCCGGTGCAAGATGGCAAGCAGTTCCTGGGCAAAGAGGGCATCTCTGGTATTCGCTATCTACTCGACCCAAGAGTGGCCAAGGGTTCGATGTGGATTACCGGTGCGAACTTAGACCAAAAGCATATTTTCAACCTCACCTACGGCCGTGACTTCGAAGCGGACGGCATCGCCGATATCGCTGAGATTCGGGCTGGCGATCCCGCTCCCGACGGCTCAGGCGAACTCGAGTTGGCTCGAGGTATCGAGATTGGTCACGTTTTCCAGCTCGGTAGAAAGTATGCCGAGGCACTGGATCTCAAGGTTCTGGATGAGAACGGCAAGTTGGTGACGGTGACCATGGGTTCATACGGCATCGGCGTCACACGCTTGGTTGCAGTTTTGGCTGAGGCCAACCGAGATGATTCTGGTCTTATCTGGCCGGAGGCTGTATCTCCGGCCGATGTTCACATCATCGCTGCGGGCAAGGATGAGGAGCCCTTCCAAGCTGCCGAGATGCTAACCCAGCAGGCCGAATCCAAGGGTCTGAGCGTGCTGCTCGATGATCGTCAGAAGGTTAGCCCTGGAGTGAAATTCGCCGATGCTGAGTTGATTGGCGTGCCCTGGGTGATCATTTGTGGCCGAGGTGTTGCAGAGGGTCAGGTTGAGCTTTGGAATCGCCGAAGCGGTGAGCGCGTTCAGGTAGGGCTAGAATCTGCCATTGAAGAGCTCACAGCTCGACGCTCATAA
- the nusA gene encoding transcription termination factor NusA: MDIDLSVLRLLEREKEIPFDELVTIIEAAILAAYFKHIGATEKSARAELDRKTGHVTIHKPVFNDEGEQVAEENVTPEGFGRVAAYAAKQVIAQRMREISDEGLLGEFKGKEGDIVAGVIQQGTRSNMVYVNLGSIEAMMPPEEQVPGEDYSHGRRIRVYVTSVQKGPRGPQITVSRTHPGLIRKLFALEVPEVASGLVEIASVAREAGHRTKIAVIAKQPGINAKGACIGELGQRVRAVSAELNEEKIDVVDFSEDLPKFVAHALSPARVSSAKLVDAALRAVRVTVPEFQLSLAIGKEGQNARLAAKLTGAKIDIQPDTGA, translated from the coding sequence ATGGACATCGATCTCTCAGTACTGCGACTACTCGAGCGCGAAAAAGAAATTCCATTCGATGAATTGGTAACCATCATCGAAGCGGCAATCCTTGCCGCATACTTCAAGCACATTGGCGCCACTGAGAAGTCCGCGCGTGCCGAACTTGACCGTAAAACTGGTCACGTCACGATTCACAAGCCAGTATTCAATGACGAGGGCGAGCAGGTCGCCGAGGAGAACGTCACTCCAGAGGGCTTTGGTCGCGTTGCCGCTTACGCTGCAAAGCAGGTAATTGCTCAGCGCATGCGCGAGATCTCGGATGAGGGCTTGCTCGGTGAATTCAAGGGCAAAGAGGGTGACATTGTTGCCGGTGTGATTCAGCAGGGCACCCGCTCAAACATGGTTTACGTGAACCTGGGTTCAATCGAGGCGATGATGCCCCCGGAGGAGCAGGTTCCTGGCGAGGATTACTCTCACGGTCGACGCATTCGCGTCTACGTCACAAGCGTTCAGAAGGGACCTCGCGGTCCTCAGATCACCGTTTCGAGAACCCACCCAGGATTGATTCGTAAGCTCTTTGCCCTTGAGGTGCCAGAGGTAGCAAGCGGGTTGGTTGAGATTGCATCGGTTGCCCGCGAAGCCGGTCACCGCACCAAGATTGCCGTGATCGCCAAGCAGCCTGGCATCAACGCGAAGGGTGCCTGCATCGGTGAATTAGGTCAACGGGTTCGCGCAGTTTCTGCTGAGCTGAACGAGGAAAAGATTGACGTGGTCGATTTTTCTGAAGATCTTCCAAAGTTCGTCGCGCACGCTCTCTCCCCAGCTCGAGTATCAAGCGCGAAGCTGGTTGATGCCGCACTGAGGGCCGTGCGAGTGACCGTTCCAGAGTTTCAGCTTTCGCTCGCTATTGGCAAAGAGGGGCAAAACGCCCGCTTAGCAGCCAAGCTCACTGGAGCGAAAATCGACATTCAGCCAGATACTGGCGCTTAG